In Comamonas koreensis, the genomic stretch TCGTCATGGCTGGCCGTGATGTGCGGCACGAGGCTGGTCAGATGGCTGATATCGTCCAGCTCGGACAGATCACCCCCTTGCGTGCTCTGCGCCCAGCGCTCTACCTGGGCCAACGCCCCCGCATGCTGGCCTTGCAGCTTGCTGCGCGCCTGCTCCAGGCCCAATAGGCACACATAGTTCTCCCGCCCCTTGAGCACGGCCACCTTGCGCTGCAGGCCCTGGTGGGCCAGCAGCGCCGGGATGTCACGGTCTACGAGCTGGTCCTGCAGCGCCCGGGTGGCGGTGCTAACCACAAAGCGCTCCTGGCGGGCCAAGGCCGCTATCAGATAGGCATAGGTCTTGCCAGTGCCCGTGGGCGCCTCGATCGCCACCCGCTGGCCCTGGGCCCAGGCCGCCTCGATGGCCGCGATCATCTGCTCCTGCTGCGGACGCAGGCGCAGCGGGGCATCAATGGCAAGGGCGGGAGGACGGGGCATCGGTGAAGAGTGGTTTCGCGGGCATCGCAGTCTAGCGCGTTCGACGCCCTGCCCCGGCTTGCGCTTGCCCAACGGCCCCAGACGTTGGTATACAAACATCGGTTGGCAGCATCACCCCGCATGCTTTGGCGCCCCGCCGGGCAATCTGCTCTATGATTCCTCCTTCGTCACCCCACTTGCCCACCACCCCCTCGCGCATGAGCACCAGCTACCGACTCTCTGCCGCTACCGGCCTCCACAAAGGCGACCGGCCCTACCAGCAGGACCAGGTCATCATGCTCGCCCACCCGCGCGCCAAGGGCTGCGTGCTGGCCGTGGTGGCCGATGGCATGGGCGGGCGCAGCGGCGGGCGTGCAGCATCGGACCAGGTGATGCTGACAGCCAAGCAGGTGTTCGAGCGCTACTCGCCAGAGACCGACAACGCCGAAGAAATGCTCGGCAACCTGGTGCGCGAAGCCCATTTGCTGATCCGCCTGGTGGCCATTGCGGCCGAGCAAGAGCCCCACAGCACTATTGCGGCTTTTCTGATTTTGCCCAACGGCGCTTGCGCCTGGGTGCATTCGGGCGATTCGCGCATCTTCCATTTCCGTGACGGGCAGCTGCTCTACCAGACCAGTGACCATTCCTATGTGCAGACCCTGGTCGACCAGGGCCAGATCACGCTGGAAGAAGCACGCTACCACCCGCAATCGAATATCTTGCTGCACTGCCTGGGCACGGCCGATGACCCGCCTTTGATCCACCACCGCATCCCCATGCTCAAGCAAGGCGATGTGCTCTTGGCCTGCAGTGACGGTATATGGCATTACTTCTCGCCCGATGAGCTGTCATCGATCACACGCCTGCTCTCGCCGCGCGAAGCCAGCCAGTTCCTCATCGAGCGCGCCCGCATGCGCGCTTCGGGCTCGGGCGACAATATGTCGCTGGCCATCGTCAAGGTCGAGCCGCTGCCGGCAGAGGCGACCCAGGCCGTCGTGCCCGGCAGCAAACGCGCCAAGGCCAAGCCACCGGTGCGCAGTTAAAGCGGTTAAGCCGATGCGTTTAAAAGCAAAAGCCTCGCAGTCCTAAACCGCGAGGCTTTTTGTTGTGTCTAGAGTCGCTTAGAAGCCAGGCATCACCGCACCCTTGAACTGGGTGTCGACAAACTTGCGAATCTCCTCGCTGTGGTATGCCTTGACCAGCTTGGCCACCCAGGGCTGGTTCTTGTCCGCTTCGCGGATCACCAGAATATTCACATAGGGGTTCTTGGCGTTTTCAACCACGATGGCGTCGGACTTGGGGTTCAGACCCGCCGAGATCGCGAAATTGGTGTTGATCGCAGCGGCGTCCAGGTCATCGAGCGAGCGCGGCAGCTGGGCGGCGTCCAGCTCGACAAAGCGCAGCTTCTTGGGGTTCTCGACCACATCCAGCGGCGTGGCCTTGAGACCGGCGCTGTCTTTCAACTTGATCAGGCCATTGGCCTGCAGCAGCAGCAATACGCGGCCACCATTGGTCGGGTCATTGGGCAGGCCAAAGCGCGCGCCTTCCTTCAACTCCTCGATCTTCTTGATCTTCTTGGAGTAGATGCCGATCGGGAAATTGACGGTGTCGGCGGCGGCCACAAACTTGTAGCCACGGTCCTTGATCTGGGCGTCCAGATAGGGCTTGTGCTGGTAGCTGTTGGCATCGAGCTCACCGGACTGCAGCGCGGCATTGGGCTGGATGTAGTCGCTGAACTCGATGACCTTGATCTTCAGGCCGTCTTTTTCGGCGATCTTCTTGACCTGCTCCATGATCTGGCCATGCGGGCCAGCGGTCACACCGATCTTGATTTCCTTGTCTTGTGCGACTGCGGCGCCAGAG encodes the following:
- a CDS encoding PP2C family protein-serine/threonine phosphatase is translated as MSTSYRLSAATGLHKGDRPYQQDQVIMLAHPRAKGCVLAVVADGMGGRSGGRAASDQVMLTAKQVFERYSPETDNAEEMLGNLVREAHLLIRLVAIAAEQEPHSTIAAFLILPNGACAWVHSGDSRIFHFRDGQLLYQTSDHSYVQTLVDQGQITLEEARYHPQSNILLHCLGTADDPPLIHHRIPMLKQGDVLLACSDGIWHYFSPDELSSITRLLSPREASQFLIERARMRASGSGDNMSLAIVKVEPLPAEATQAVVPGSKRAKAKPPVRS
- a CDS encoding MetQ/NlpA family ABC transporter substrate-binding protein, which encodes MQKRTLLQSVLALALAAGVSGAAVAQDKEIKIGVTAGPHGQIMEQVKKIAEKDGLKIKVIEFSDYIQPNAALQSGELDANSYQHKPYLDAQIKDRGYKFVAAADTVNFPIGIYSKKIKKIEELKEGARFGLPNDPTNGGRVLLLLQANGLIKLKDSAGLKATPLDVVENPKKLRFVELDAAQLPRSLDDLDAAAINTNFAISAGLNPKSDAIVVENAKNPYVNILVIREADKNQPWVAKLVKAYHSEEIRKFVDTQFKGAVMPGF